Part of the Wolbachia endosymbiont of Ctenocephalides felis wCfeJ genome, ATTGCCAACTCTCGCATCATATCCATAAGATGATAAGCCAAAAGATATAACACCTTTACTGCTTTTGTGATCCACAAAAGGCTCTATCATTCCAAAGCTTTCAGCTTTTTCTTTTATCCATTTATCCGGCATAACCGCCATAATTATCCCTTAAAGTTGTGTAATACTTACAATAATATAAAATAAAATTTAAATGTAAACTACAGACCTGGTAGCCTCTATTATTCCAACATCAGTCACAAGTCTATATGAACATTGAGATACAAGTCGATTTGTACCAAGAAGAAAGATGCCACCCAAGTAGTCCAACTTATATCTCTAATATCTTGGAGGATTTATAATTGATTTTCATGTCAAATATAGAATTTTAATAAAATTAACCTCTCTATGAAACTATACAGTAGTAAAATTAAAAGAAATCAATGGTAGTAAGACTGAAAGCACAGGCATGGAATAAAAGTAGCAATAACGCTACAACAAATTATTATACAAATAAATATAAAAAAGGACTTGCTCCTCTATACATTGCTGTTAAACACGGCTATGCAAAGGCAGTGAAGTGCTCGACGAAAAATAGAGTAGGTGCTAAAGTACAAGATAAAGACACATTTTTTACTTCTCTACGTAAAGTTTCTGCACACAATATTTTAGTGTGGTAAAGCACCTAATAAAAAGTGGAATAGGTGTAGAAATAACCGATCAAGATGGATTTACTCCTTTGCATGTTGTTGCTGCCCGTAACAGTGTAAAGGCAATAAAATATTTATTAGAGAATGGAGCAGATCTTGAAGCACGAGATAAAAACGGATGTACTCCTTTACATTCCGCTGCTATGTCTGGTTGTGTAAAAGGAGTAAAGTGCCTAGCAGAAAGTGGAGCAAATCTTGAAGCACAAGATAAAGACGGATTAGATCCCTTGTTTTTTGCTAGGTGCGCTAATAACGACAAGATAATCAAACTTTTGGAAGAAAAAATTAAGAGTAAAAAAGACTTAAGCAAGGATATATCAGAAAAAATAAAAAGTCAGCACTCTCAAACAAGTACAGTATCACTAGAAAAAGTGGAAAAAATAGAAAAAGCAGAAAAAGTAGAAAAAAAACCACTGGTATCAAAAATTACCTACATAAGCCTAGTGGCCACATCAATAATAGGCTCTATCCTCAGTATTGCTTCGGGATCGTTTTGTCTATCAATAATTGCAACTTCTGTAACATCCGCGCTGATAGCCAGCGGCATTATGTACAGAATATTAAAACCTACCACTGAATTGAAAGAAGTAGGCATTCATGGTTCAGACTTATGGCTGCACGAATATTTGATTTGAATCTACCAGAAGGACCAACTCTCTTGAAAATTTATCTTTGTCTGCAGGCTTTTCATTAAATAACTAAATTCAGTAAAAAGTGTATCTATTCTAGCAAAGGGTTTGTAGGTGCGCATACATTCCTGCACTTTTTCTGAATTCTTTTTTTACAGGAGGACATTATGTCCAGCACTATTAGCTTAAGCTTTGTATAGGCTTAAGCGTTAATGCACATAAAAAAACCAAAAGGCGCCTATGGTTTTTAACATTAGACAGCAAACTTTACGTGCTAGTATAGGGTTTTTTTGCCTTTTTTTCATTTGGTAAATTTGTATCCATTCAGAGACATATTGAAGCAAAAGTGGTGTCATTCCAGCGCGTGACGCTGGAATCCAGCCTTATTTTCACTTTTACACAAAATCGAAAATAAGAGGTCTCTTATATTTATCCACGCAAATAGATAAGCCTTATTTTCATTTTTATACAGAATCGAAAATAAGGGATTTCTTATGTTCATAGAAGGGTGTCATTCCAGCGCGCGACGCTGGAATCCAGTAAAAAAAGAATGGATCCCAGTGTCTGCTACTCGGATGACATTATTAGGCTACTCGGGTGACATCATTGATACAAGAAGCCTATTACCATTAAGATAAGCCTTATTTTCACTTTTACGCAAAATCGAAAATAAGAGGTTCTTATGCTCATCTACACAAATAGACAAAGCTTTATTTTCATTTTTATATAGAATCGAAAATAAGAGGTTCTTATGCTCATCTACACAAATAGACAAAGCCTTATTTTCATTTTTACGCAAAATCGAAAATAAGAGGTCTCTTATGTTCATCCACGCAAATAAGGTAAGTCTTATTTTCATTTTTATACAGAATCGAAAATAAGGGATTTCTTATGTTCATAGAAGGGTGTCATTCCAGCGCGTGACGCTGGAATTCAGTGAAAATAAAGTGGATCCCAGTGTCTGCTACTCGGATGACACCGTCTGTTACGCAAATTACTTGCTAATTGTAATGTTCGTGACCATAATGCAAGAAGTCTATCACCATTAAGATAAGCCTTATTTTCACTTTTACGCAAAATCGAAAATAAGAGGTTCTTATGCTCATCTACACAAATAGACAAAGCTTTATTTTCATTTTTACGCAAAATCGAAAATAATGTATACTATAAAAATGGTGTGCTGGAGTTGAATGAATGGATATTAAAGAATCGTATACGTTCAGCCAATGGCGTCAACCTAAGGAAAAACGTCAGTGATTGTGTTGTTCCCTATAGCTGTAATAAGGTAGATAAACCCAAACGTCATCATCTCTTTAGAAGAGTTTGCTAAGGGAGGCTCTTAAGTTGACACCATTGCCAGTACATTCACTAAAACTGACTATTTCTTCTTACTAAGTAATAACAAGTTACCGATACAAAAATAGATTGGTAATATTTCAAGCCTGCCAAGCAGCATTAAAAACGACAGAAATAGTTTTACTCCATTACTAAAGGAGGAATAATTGCCCGAAGGTCCGATTAAGTTACTAAATCCTGGACCAGAATTTGTAAGCGTCGCAGAAACTGAGCTAATGCTAGTTATAAAGTCTGTATTACTTAAGTAAGACATCACTACCGATGATACAGCAAACGTTAATATATAAATTGCAAAAAACGTAAACACAGAGCGAACTTCATCATTTGCCAAGGTTTTACCGTTAAATCTCACTTTATTATCTGCATCAGAGCTTAATAAAAGGTGAAAGCGACTTACTATAGCCCTTAGAAAAACGATCAGACGGAAGATTTTGATTCCACCGCTCGCAGAACCACTACATCCACCAACAAAGGTTAGAAAAAAAGCTAAAACCGAAATAAAGCTCCAATCTACGTAATTGCATATCACATAGCCAGTTGATGTGATAAAAGAAGTAATAGTAAATGTGCCGTACCTAAATGATAATGATATTCCTAAATTAATATTCTTGTATAACCAAAAACAAGCAACCAAAGATGCGATAATAACTATCTTGACAAAGTAAGAGACCTGTTCATCATGGCAAATGTCCAGCCGTCTTATAATTTTGAAATAGCTAAGAAAAGGCAGAGAACCCAAGATCATAAAGATGATTGTTATGGCTTCAAGCAAGGGATTATTATAGTGCCCTATGGAATCGTTGTAATTAGCAAATCCACCAGTTGATACAGCGGACATTCCATGACATATAGCGTCAAACAACGGCATACCAGCCAGATAATAGGAAAATATGCATAATAAAATTAGGCTATAATATATTACCGTAACATGAACAACTACACTTCGCGTGTTTGGTAACCTTCTTTTTGTAGCATCTGAATATTCAGAATAAAGCAAATTATTTAAGCTCAGAATCTTGAGCATGGGAAAAATTGCAATTCCTATAGTGATTATACCAAAGCCACCTATACCATGCAGAATTGCTCTCCACAGTAGCATTCCTGGAGATAGCTTTTCAACATCATCAAACACAGTTGCTCCTGTTGTTGTAAGGCCAGATATCGTTTCAAATAATGCGTCAACATAGCTTAGACTACTGAAATAGAATGGAATAGCTGCAAACAGGGATAAAACAATCCAGGTACAACTGGTAACCGTAAAAATTGCTGGCATTCTATACAATCTGCTCAACTTACCCAATAAAACAAAAGTTGCACCAGATACACAAGTAACCATAAACCCAGTTAGAAAATTTTCCCATTCGTAGCCCAAATACTTATTAGTAATAGCAGGAATAATCATTGTTAAGCTAAACAACAACAGGAATACTCCAACAATAAATACAATTGAGCGTAAAGTCTGCAAATGTTGATGACTTTCCATAGAGCTACTTTCTAAAATAAAAGAATATTACACTATATCGTGAACTCTTGCTGAGATTTTCTTTATATCCTCATTTGAAAGTGGAATCAGACCGCGCCTAGATAGGTACCCATCCTCAGCACTGATTGAATCTATAACTTCTCTAATAAATTCTCTTAACCCATCAACAGTATTTAAGTGCTCTTTCTTTATGTAAAGATATAGAGGCCTTGCTAATATATATTTTCTCGATGATATATTTTCATAAGTCGGCTCAATCCCTGCAATTGTGCTTCCTTGTATTTTATCTTGATTTCTCATTAAAAAGCTAAAACTAAATATCCCTAAGGCATTCTTGTTACTTTTTAATTTTTGTATTATTATGTTTTCATTATTTCCAACTTTTATGTACCTTCCATCCTCTCTGATATTGCTGCATGCCCTCTTTCTTTCCTCCAAATCGTTATAAGTTTCTCTGAAAATTCTTGAATGCATGCATGAATATTGATCAAGCATAACAAAATTAACTAAAGCGTCGTATGTACCCATATCTTGATGGGGACCATAAATTTCAATTTCCATTTTTGGCAAGGCCTGGTTTATATCAGACCAAAATTTCTTATTATTTTTTACTAGTTTACCATTCTCTTGGGAATACGCAGATAAAGTTTCAAACAAATCCTTTTTTGTAAAATCAAATTTATAACTTTGATTCGAATTTGCGATTACAACTCCATCATATCCAAGAATGATTTCTACTACCTCATTTACTCCATTCCTCTTACATAGTTCCCTCTCCACATCTTTTATAGGACGAGATGAAGTAGTGATATCTGGGGTATTCTCCCCTATTCCTGCACAAAACATTTTGAACCCTGCCCCACTCCCTATCGATTCCACAACTGGAGTCTTCAAGGAGAATACACGATTGAAGTCTTCAGCTATATATGAGATAAAGGGAAAAACGGTCGAAGATCCAACAATTCTGATATATTTCCTTGCATCAGCTTTTGATAGCGGTATGGATACCGCAAATATAAAAATCAAGAAAAAGTCTTTAAGCATCGTTTTTAGTTAAGAACATAAGCCTACAATTTTATTAACAAAAAATCAAACTGAAAAGTCCTAATTCTCTTTAAATCATAAATCGACTGCGGTAAATTTACATTGTCTTGCCCGTCACTCTTCAATCCAAGCATTCTTTATGTAAGTAGGTCCCTTTTTTAGGGAAAGAAAACATAAATCATACCTGACTGAATAATCTAAAAAATTAAGGTTCCTACTTAGAAAGTACTTAGAGGTATTCACAATAGACCGACACTGAAGATAAGATATTGGCATTTCCTTTTCAAGCAGACTTGTTTTAACTTCTATAAAAAACAGTTTTTTTTCTTTAGATACAATTAAGTCAACTTCACCGAACTTACAACGATAACGGTGCCTTACAATATCATACCAATTTAGTTTTAAATATATTAAAACTAACAGCTCACCAAGATAACCTATAAAATAGCGTAACTTACCTGTCATAAAAAAGAGAACTATAATTAACTTTTTGTAACTACTTTATTCTCCTCTCTACCTTTTTCTTTATTTTTACTGCCAATCTTACCCTTTGTTGCAGTGTCTCTATCAACTAGCTCTATTACTGCCATTAAAGCACAATCACCCTTTCGAGTATTAAACTTTATTATCCTAGAATACCCACCTTTACGATCTTGATAACGACTAGCTAAAACGTTTAGTAATTTATCAACTGCTACCTTATTATTATGAAGGCGTGAAAGCAAAAGTCTTCTACCGTGTAAAGTATTCTTATTCTTAGCGATTGTAATAAATTTTTCCATATACGGACGAAGCTCCTTAGCTTTTGCTAGGGTAGTTATAATCTGCTCATGGTTAATTAATGAAATAGATAGGTTCTTCAACATCGACAACCTATGCTCAGTGCAACGAGATAGCTTACGCTTTTTTATTCCATGTTTCATATATTACCTAATCTTCATCAGTATGTTGTCTAGCCAATTCATCTATATCCTTAGGTGGCCAATTTGGAACATCCATACCTAAAGACAAACCAAAATTACTTAAAACTGCTTTAATCTCATTCAAGGACTTTCTACCAAAATTAGCAGTTCTTAACATTTCACTCTCTGTTCTCTGCACAAGGTCACCTATATAGGTAATATTTTCATTCTTCAAGCAGTTGTGTGACCTAACAGACAACTCCATTTCATCTACCTTACGCAATAAGATAGGATCATAACCCAAATCCTTATAACCACTAGAAGAAGCCTGTGATTTTTTATAACCTACATCAGAACATATAAAAGGCTGACATTGCTCTTGTAATATCCTTGCAGCAGAATCAACAGCTTGACTTGGAGAAATTGTACCATCAGTCTCAATCGACAATATCAACTTATCCTTATCAGTAACTTGACCAACACGACTATTCTCCACTTTACACGAAACCCTGCTGACAGGGCTATACAAAGCATTAACTGGAATGAAACCCTTTAGATCCTGTTCGCTAATAAGCTTTAAAAGCTCGTTTTCTTTATATTTAGTAACAGGAAGGTAGCCCTTTCCACTAGCCACATATATAGTCATATTGAGCTCTACATTCTGCCCAAGTGTGCATATTAGCAGATCTTTATTAACAATAGAACACTGATCATCAGTTTCTATCATTCCAGCCAATACCTGACAAGGCCCTTTAGCATTCAAACTTAAGCATTTATTAGCAGTACCATTTAATTTACATCTCAGCATACTAATATTCAATACTATATCAGTTACATCCTCCCGTACTCCCTGAATTGAAGTAAATTCATGAGTTACGCCTTCAATTTTTATGCCATAAACAGCACTACCTACAAGAGAAGATAACATCACACGCCTTAATGCATTACCAAGTGTTAAGGCAAAACCACTCTCCAATGGTTCTAGTACTATATCACCTTTTTCACTCGAATTACCTGGCAATACTTTAATTGAACTAGGCCTAGTCAATTTGTCTAAACCGCCAAAAACAGCAACACTGTCATTATGGTACATAAAACAACCTTTTCAAATATTTTATACTCTTCTTTTTTTTCTCAACCTACATCCATTATGAGGAATCGCAGTTTTATCTGCAATTGAGGTTACCGTTAACCCGCAGTTCTGAAGCGCTTTCACTGCAGCTTCAGCCCCAAAACCAGGACCACGTATTATAACAGAAACAACTTTCATACCAAACCTCTCTACTGCAACCTTTGCAGCAGATTCTGAAGCCTTACCTGCAGCATAAGGTGTAGATTTTCTTGAACCTGAGAAACCATGCGCCCCAACAGAAGTTTGGTACAGAGTGTTACCTTGAACATCAGTTACATTTATAAAAGTATTATTAAAAGTTGCACGAATATGCACAACCCCAGTAACAAACTTTTTCGCACTTTTACCAACTGTTCTGACCTTTTTCATAAACTTAATAACAATAAATTTTATTTCTTTCCGGCAATAGGTAAACGAGACCTACCCTTACGAGTTTTAGCATTGGTATGAGTTCTTTGCCCTCTTACAGGCAAACCTTTTCTGTGTCTTATTCCTCTATAACACCCCATTTCTACCAAAGACTTTATATTCATAGCTACTTCTTTTCTAAGCTCACCCTCTATAGTATAACTTCGCCTAATGAAGTTGCTGATTTTTTCTATGTCTTCATCTTGTAATTCCGAAACACGCTTATTCCTATCAATTTTACAAGCATGGCAAATTGCGTTTGCAGTAGCAATACCTATACCATATATATAGGTTAATGCAAAAGGAACACATTTCTTTACTGGAACATTTACACCTGCAATACGCGCCACTAATACTCCGATACTTTATTAATAATAACTCTTAATTTATACCATAAAATAATCCAGAGTCAAACTAAATTGCAAGAAATTTTGTTCTCAATCTCTTGCTTTACCTGAACAACACTAAGATTAGCATTAATCGTTAATAACTTGTCTTTATAATATTCACGCAAATCTTTTATTTGAATGTGATACTCGCTCATTCTTTTATTAATCGCAGATAAGTCAGAGTCATCAACCCTCCTCTCCAACCTAGTACTTTTACATTTTGTACAAACAAAATTATTACCACTCTTGAAAGAAGATGCACTGTATACACTCTTGCAGTCCAAGCACACAAGACGATCCTTTAACCTTTTAATCGCCACCTCACCGTCAAGCTGCAATTCAATTACAATATCCACATCTTTGTTATATCTTTCCCTCAAAACTTGAGTTAAAAAATGAGCTTGGTTTAGATTTCTTGGAAAACCATCCAACAAAAAGTTATCATCCACGCATGCAAGCTGGCTGCGTAATAGTTCACATATGACTTCATCTTGAATCAAATTACCAGATTCTACAGTATTCTTTATCTTTTTACCCAGCTCACTACCACTAGATATAATATTTCTCAGTAAATCCCCTATTGAAATTAACTGTAAGTTATACTTTGCTATTAACAGGATTGACTGAGTACCTTTACCTGAACCAGGAGGACCAAAAATTGTAATAATCATCTTAATTTCCTTGTTTTAGACTCATATTTCCTTATCCAACTATCATATCTATTTGAAAAGACATAGGATTGTATTTGCACAATAGTATCAGTAACAACATTAACTATAATCAATAAGCTCGTTCCACCAAAAATAAAAGATATACCATAATAATACCTTATAATTTCAGGCACAGCACATATAACTACCAAATATGCAGAGCCAATAAACGTTAACTTAAAAACTATATATTGAAGGTAATCAGAGGTATGTTTTCCAGGTCTTCTACCAGGTATAAAACCACTATTTCTTTTAAGAAAATTAGCATTTTCTTCTGGATTAAATATAAAATTGGTATAGAAGAAGTTGAAAAATATTATAAGCGCTAAATAAGCTAAAATATAAATCACCTTATTTGCTATAAAGTAATCTAAAATGAAATTAGAAAAAGCATGCCCTTTATAGAAAGTTGCAATTGAAATAGGTGTCAATAAAATTGCATTGGCAAAAATAGTTGGTATTACACCAGATAGATTAATTTTTAATGGAATATAAGTAAAATCGTCATTGTGTAATTTTTTAAATTGCCTTTTAGGATATTGAACAACGACTTTTCTATAAGAAGACTCTATAAAAATAACCAAAAGCAACAATAAGAAAAACGCTATCAAAATAAAAAAGATAATAAATAACGATATGCTACCATTTTTACTCAACGTTAACAGGGATGAAAAAGCACTATGTAGTTCTGATATTATGCCCGTAAAAATGATTAACGAGATACCATTACCTACACCACTAGTGCTGATCTGTTCACCAAGCCATATCAAAAACATCGTCCCACCTAAAAGGCTAAAGACTCCTACTGTACGAAACATAAGACCAGGTTCAATTACAACTAACGCTCCTTCCCTATTCATTCTTTCTAATCCAACTAAAATAGTAATCGATTGAAACACACAAAATACCACAGTCATATAACGTATGTAAGAATTCATCTTTCTACGTCCCAATTCCCCATCATTTTTGACTTCATTAATTCCTTTGATAGCAGAAGATAATAACTGCATAACTATAGATGCAACTATGTATGGCATAACACTGAGCGCTAAGATTGTCATTCTAGCTAATGCACCGCCAGAAAATAGATTAAATACTCCAAAAACACCTGAACCCTCTTTAGGAAATATATCATTAATTATATCAAGATTAATTCCAGGAATAGGCACATAAGTACCCAAACGATAACAAATTAAAGCGATCAGCGTAAAAAATATACGCTTTAATAAATCACCTTTATATAACAATGCAGGATCCAAACTATTAAACGCGGACTTGCTGCTCATCATTTATGATAGTATTTCCACACTACCGCCAACTGAAGCTACAGATTTTCTTGCAGCTTCCGACGCAAAGTCAATACGAAATACACATTTCTCGTTCAGCTTACCTTTATTAAGAAGCTTGACTTTATCCTTGACAGACTTTATACAGCCTAATTTACATAGCATCTCCTTATCTATAACAGAGCCTTTTACTATCTTTTTAGTTTCTATTAAGTGCTGTATATCAGCAACATTAATTATTGGGTATATATTCCTACGTATAAGGTTAAAACCTCTCTTAGGTAAACGAGTATATATAGATTGCTGCCCACCCTCGAATCCATTGATGGAAACACCGCTCCTAGCTTTCTGCCCCTTATGCCCCCTACCAGATGTTTTTCCTTTACCACAACCAATACCTCTACCTAGTAACTTAGACTTTTTTTTCTGTGATAATTTATTAAATATAGAGTTTAACTTTATAGTACTATTCATACTTTACCTATTTCCAACTATCTCTCCAATCTTTTTATCTCTTTTTCTCGCAACTTGACGAGGAGATAACATACTACCAAAAGCTCTGAACACTGCACATATAACGTTATGAGGATTGTTCGATCTTGTAGACTTAGCTACTACATCTTTTATACCTAACACTTCAAAAACTGACCTAATTGCTCCACCAGCAATAATACCTGTTCCCACTCTAGCTGCTCTTAAAACTATTTCACCAGAGCAAAACTTAGCTTTAATGTCATGATGCAAAGTTCTACCTTCACGCAAGTACACCCTAATCATCGATTTTTTTGCAGCATTTACAGCTTTTATCCTCGCTTCAGCAACTTCCGCGTGTTTGCCCATTCCGCATCCTACTCTACCCTTTTCGTCTCCAACAACCACCAAAATTGAAAATGAAAACCTTCTACCACCCTTGGTAACCGTTGTTACCCTCCGTACTGAAACTAAAAGCTCTGATAAATCATTATTATTTTGTAAATTCTTTGCAGCCATATTTAAAACCTTTTAAAACTTAAATCCAGAACTTCTTAAGGCCTCAGCAAATTGAGAAACCAACCCTGTGTACTTATAGGCCCCACGGTCAAAAACCAATTCCTGCTCTAATTTCATATCAGACAAACGCTCAACCATTAAAGAAGAAACCCGTCTTACAGTCTCAGCATTGACTCTACCTTTACATACATCTCTAACTTTAGCATCCAAAGTAGAAGCAGAAACAAGAGTTACTCCCTTTTCATCATTAATTAATTGAACGTAAAAATGCCTATTAGATTTAAATACGGATATACGTAAACGCTTCTTGTCACCATTATTAAGCTTCCTTCTATTACGTAACTTCCTTTTTTCAAAATTACTCAAAAAATTATATAACCTTTTCATCTTAATTACTTCTTTTTACTTACAACTTTACGCAACATAAATTTACCTTTTATTATAACACCCTTACCTTTATAAGGATCATATTTTCTAACTTTGCATATATCAGATGCTATCATATAAACTTTTTGCTTATCCATGCCACTCACTACTAAGTGAGTCGGCTTTATACACCTAATTTCGACATCCTTAGGCACTTTATACTTAACATTATGGCTATAACCAAGATATAAAGTCAAATATTTACCATCACACTCTGCTTTATACCCTACACCATTAATCTCAAGATTAACAGTAAAACCATTAACTATACCATTGACAATATTGTTAATATTACTTCTACAAGTACCCCACATAGGCTTTATTTCATCATAATTATCTTTGTCTTGATCAACAGAAAGCAACACCTGATTATCAACAACACGGCACATAACATCACTGTTTAGCCTAAGCTCTTTTTCTGCTTTAGCACTTTTTATTAATACCTTACCATCATTATATTCAACTGAAACACCAGCAGGAATATTGATAGGCGCAGCACCTACACGAGACATAAATTTCTCCTATTACTTAAAATACACGACACAAAATTTCTCCGCCAACTTTCAACTTATGCGCATTGTAGTCCGTCATCACTCCTTTAGACGTAGATATAATAAAAATACCAAGCCCATTATATGCTCTAGCAATGTCCTTGTATTTAGAATAACAACGACAACCCGGCTTTGATACTCTAACTATATCACTAATAACAGGTAACCTCTCACAATACTTTAATTTTACAACAAAAGATGGTATATTACCTACAACTTCTTTTTGATAATCAAGGATATACCCTTCATCTTTCAAGATCTTCAGTATAGAAGAATTCACTTTAGAGAATAAAACTCTCGTTGTTTTATGCATTGCTAATTGAGCATTACGTATCCTTGTTAAAAAATCACCAATACCATCAGATAACGCCACAATATACTCCTTATATTATATTTACCAACTGGATTTTGTAACCCCCGGGATCTTCCCGAAAGCACATAAATCACGCAAAACAATTCTACACAAACCAAATTTCCTATATACTCCTCTTGGCCTACCGGTTAAAGCGCATCTATTCCTGATCCTAATCTTAGAAGAATCCCTTGGCAACTCTTTAATTAGTTTATTTTGAACAGCAAACCTTTCAGCAATAGGTATATCCTTGTTATTTATTATAGATTTTAATTTTTCTCTTTTCTCTCTATATTGATCGCACAACTTTACCCGGCGAAGATTTCTTTGTATCATCGATTTTTTTGCCATATACCTATCCTCTCAAACTAA contains:
- a CDS encoding substrate-binding domain-containing protein, coding for MLKDFFLIFIFAVSIPLSKADARKYIRIVGSSTVFPFISYIAEDFNRVFSLKTPVVESIGSGAGFKMFCAGIGENTPDITTSSRPIKDVERELCKRNGVNEVVEIILGYDGVVIANSNQSYKFDFTKKDLFETLSAYSQENGKLVKNNKKFWSDINQALPKMEIEIYGPHQDMGTYDALVNFVMLDQYSCMHSRIFRETYNDLEERKRACSNIREDGRYIKVGNNENIIIQKLKSNKNALGIFSFSFLMRNQDKIQGSTIAGIEPTYENISSRKYILARPLYLYIKKEHLNTVDGLREFIREVIDSISAEDGYLSRRGLIPLSNEDIKKISARVHDIV
- the rpsM gene encoding 30S ribosomal protein S13, encoding MARIAGVNVPVKKCVPFALTYIYGIGIATANAICHACKIDRNKRVSELQDEDIEKISNFIRRSYTIEGELRKEVAMNIKSLVEMGCYRGIRHRKGLPVRGQRTHTNAKTRKGRSRLPIAGKK
- a CDS encoding DNA-directed RNA polymerase subunit alpha → MYHNDSVAVFGGLDKLTRPSSIKVLPGNSSEKGDIVLEPLESGFALTLGNALRRVMLSSLVGSAVYGIKIEGVTHEFTSIQGVREDVTDIVLNISMLRCKLNGTANKCLSLNAKGPCQVLAGMIETDDQCSIVNKDLLICTLGQNVELNMTIYVASGKGYLPVTKYKENELLKLISEQDLKGFIPVNALYSPVSRVSCKVENSRVGQVTDKDKLILSIETDGTISPSQAVDSAARILQEQCQPFICSDVGYKKSQASSSGYKDLGYDPILLRKVDEMELSVRSHNCLKNENITYIGDLVQRTESEMLRTANFGRKSLNEIKAVLSNFGLSLGMDVPNWPPKDIDELARQHTDED
- the secY gene encoding preprotein translocase subunit SecY; this translates as MSSKSAFNSLDPALLYKGDLLKRIFFTLIALICYRLGTYVPIPGINLDIINDIFPKEGSGVFGVFNLFSGGALARMTILALSVMPYIVASIVMQLLSSAIKGINEVKNDGELGRRKMNSYIRYMTVVFCVFQSITILVGLERMNREGALVVIEPGLMFRTVGVFSLLGGTMFLIWLGEQISTSGVGNGISLIIFTGIISELHSAFSSLLTLSKNGSISLFIIFFILIAFFLLLLLVIFIESSYRKVVVQYPKRQFKKLHNDDFTYIPLKINLSGVIPTIFANAILLTPISIATFYKGHAFSNFILDYFIANKVIYILAYLALIIFFNFFYTNFIFNPEENANFLKRNSGFIPGRRPGKHTSDYLQYIVFKLTFIGSAYLVVICAVPEIIRYYYGISFIFGGTSLLIIVNVVTDTIVQIQSYVFSNRYDSWIRKYESKTRKLR
- a CDS encoding ankyrin repeat domain-containing protein; translated protein: MVKHLIKSGIGVEITDQDGFTPLHVVAARNSVKAIKYLLENGADLEARDKNGCTPLHSAAMSGCVKGVKCLAESGANLEAQDKDGLDPLFFARCANNDKIIKLLEEKIKSKKDLSKDISEKIKSQHSQTSTVSLEKVEKIEKAEKVEKKPLVSKITYISLVATSIIGSILSIASGSFCLSIIATSVTSALIASGIMYRILKPTTELKEVGIHGSDLWLHEYLI
- a CDS encoding YraN family protein, which translates into the protein MTGKLRYFIGYLGELLVLIYLKLNWYDIVRHRYRCKFGEVDLIVSKEKKLFFIEVKTSLLEKEMPISYLQCRSIVNTSKYFLSRNLNFLDYSVRYDLCFLSLKKGPTYIKNAWIEE
- a CDS encoding adenylate kinase family protein; this translates as MIITIFGPPGSGKGTQSILLIAKYNLQLISIGDLLRNIISSGSELGKKIKNTVESGNLIQDEVICELLRSQLACVDDNFLLDGFPRNLNQAHFLTQVLRERYNKDVDIVIELQLDGEVAIKRLKDRLVCLDCKSVYSASSFKSGNNFVCTKCKSTRLERRVDDSDLSAINKRMSEYHIQIKDLREYYKDKLLTINANLSVVQVKQEIENKISCNLV
- the rplQ gene encoding 50S ribosomal protein L17 → MKHGIKKRKLSRCTEHRLSMLKNLSISLINHEQIITTLAKAKELRPYMEKFITIAKNKNTLHGRRLLLSRLHNNKVAVDKLLNVLASRYQDRKGGYSRIIKFNTRKGDCALMAVIELVDRDTATKGKIGSKNKEKGREENKVVTKS
- the rpsK gene encoding 30S ribosomal protein S11 — encoded protein: MKKVRTVGKSAKKFVTGVVHIRATFNNTFINVTDVQGNTLYQTSVGAHGFSGSRKSTPYAAGKASESAAKVAVERFGMKVVSVIIRGPGFGAEAAVKALQNCGLTVTSIADKTAIPHNGCRLRKKRRV
- a CDS encoding TrkH family potassium uptake protein, with protein sequence MESHQHLQTLRSIVFIVGVFLLLFSLTMIIPAITNKYLGYEWENFLTGFMVTCVSGATFVLLGKLSRLYRMPAIFTVTSCTWIVLSLFAAIPFYFSSLSYVDALFETISGLTTTGATVFDDVEKLSPGMLLWRAILHGIGGFGIITIGIAIFPMLKILSLNNLLYSEYSDATKRRLPNTRSVVVHVTVIYYSLILLCIFSYYLAGMPLFDAICHGMSAVSTGGFANYNDSIGHYNNPLLEAITIIFMILGSLPFLSYFKIIRRLDICHDEQVSYFVKIVIIASLVACFWLYKNINLGISLSFRYGTFTITSFITSTGYVICNYVDWSFISVLAFFLTFVGGCSGSASGGIKIFRLIVFLRAIVSRFHLLLSSDADNKVRFNGKTLANDEVRSVFTFFAIYILTFAVSSVVMSYLSNTDFITSISSVSATLTNSGPGFSNLIGPSGNYSSFSNGVKLFLSFLMLLGRLEILPIYFCIGNLLLLSKKK